From one Peptoniphilaceae bacterium AMB_02 genomic stretch:
- a CDS encoding metal ABC transporter ATP-binding protein, producing MDPIVNADNLYFSYSNHEILKNVNMSINKGDFVAIIGANGAGKSTLIKLFLSELSPKSGLIKVLGTDVTKTESNPRVGYVPQTGLGKNANFPASVFEVVSTNLYSKVKRFSFLNSSQKRKVMDTLKLVEMDGFYDRAIGELSGGQRQRVLLARALVSDPELLVLDEPTTGVDSKSTESFYELLKSLNASTKLTILNVTHDLGKVFPYTNRVFCLEEGYLLELSRDEVLHELQHRHEHPPLNEGRL from the coding sequence ATGGATCCGATTGTTAATGCAGATAATCTTTATTTTTCATATTCCAATCACGAGATTCTGAAAAATGTTAATATGAGCATAAATAAAGGTGATTTTGTCGCTATAATCGGTGCTAATGGTGCAGGTAAAAGCACGCTCATTAAACTTTTTCTATCAGAACTTTCTCCAAAAAGCGGTCTGATAAAAGTTCTGGGAACTGATGTCACGAAAACCGAAAGCAATCCCCGGGTGGGATATGTTCCTCAAACAGGTTTAGGTAAAAACGCCAATTTCCCTGCTTCAGTTTTTGAAGTGGTGTCTACAAATCTGTATTCCAAGGTAAAAAGATTTAGTTTTCTAAATAGTTCTCAAAAAAGAAAGGTTATGGATACTTTAAAGTTGGTAGAAATGGATGGTTTCTATGATAGAGCGATAGGCGAGCTCTCAGGTGGTCAGAGGCAGCGTGTTCTACTTGCAAGAGCGTTGGTTTCCGATCCCGAATTATTAGTACTGGATGAGCCTACAACCGGAGTGGATTCAAAGTCTACAGAGTCATTTTACGAATTATTAAAATCACTGAATGCTTCCACAAAACTTACAATTTTAAATGTTACGCATGATTTAGGAAAAGTCTTTCCATATACCAATAGGGTTTTCTGTCTTGAAGAGGGATATCTTCTGGAACTGTCCAGAGATGAAGTATTGCATGAGCTTCAACATAGACATGAACATCCGCCACTTAATGAAGGGAGGTTATAA
- a CDS encoding metal ABC transporter substrate-binding protein: MKVFKLLFLVLAMGLLSACSTNTVDKSPLENKLTVYSSIYPVWDFTSKVGGDKIDNKLLVPMGTEAHDWEPSPTDIAALEKADVLVINGLGMEFWANSVLGSLSNKNLTLIDTSKEANLIEGHHHDHGHNHDHEDEHEHEHDHEDQHKHEHDHDDETKLSYDPHIWSSPVQAKKQMKIIMEELSKKDPENAEYYKSNFEKYSTEFDKLDSEYRESLESLPNKKIVVSHEAYGYMTHEYGLTQMGIEGLIPESEPTPQRMAEIIDYVKENNVNTIFFEQSSGSKVAETIEKATGAKTKVLSTLESLTKEQIDNGDDYFSVMRQNLEALKEALK, translated from the coding sequence ATGAAAGTTTTTAAGTTATTATTTTTGGTTTTAGCGATGGGTTTATTATCTGCATGTAGTACAAATACTGTTGATAAATCTCCATTGGAAAATAAATTAACTGTTTACAGTTCTATCTATCCCGTTTGGGATTTCACCTCAAAGGTAGGAGGAGACAAAATAGACAATAAATTACTGGTTCCGATGGGAACTGAAGCACATGACTGGGAACCATCCCCTACTGATATTGCTGCTCTTGAAAAGGCAGATGTACTCGTAATAAATGGCTTGGGTATGGAGTTTTGGGCTAATTCTGTCCTCGGTTCTCTGTCCAATAAAAATCTGACTCTAATCGATACGTCAAAAGAAGCTAATTTGATAGAAGGACATCATCATGATCACGGCCATAATCACGATCACGAAGATGAGCATGAACACGAACATGATCATGAAGACCAGCATAAACACGAACATGATCATGATGATGAAACAAAACTGTCTTATGATCCCCACATATGGTCGAGTCCTGTTCAGGCAAAAAAACAGATGAAAATCATCATGGAAGAATTGTCTAAAAAAGACCCTGAAAATGCAGAGTATTATAAATCCAATTTTGAAAAATACTCCACCGAATTTGATAAACTGGATAGCGAGTATAGAGAGAGTTTAGAAAGTTTACCAAACAAAAAAATCGTTGTTTCTCATGAAGCTTACGGATACATGACTCACGAATACGGCCTAACTCAGATGGGTATAGAGGGTTTAATCCCCGAATCAGAGCCAACTCCACAGAGGATGGCTGAAATCATAGACTATGTTAAAGAAAATAATGTAAACACTATCTTTTTTGAACAATCTTCAGGTTCAAAAGTAGCCGAGACCATCGAAAAAGCGACAGGAGCAAAGACCAAAGTACTAAGTACTCTGGAATCTTTGACCAAGGAGCAGATCGATAATGGTGACGATTACTTTTCTGTTATGAGACAAAATCTGGAGGCTTTGAAGGAGGCTCTTAAATAA
- a CDS encoding DegV family protein, translating to MSKFVLVTESGSDLSREYIDRYNVKIVPMHVSFGEESFDDSDLKSSDVFDYYDKNKILPKTSGSTPSDFEKVFSEINREYGDCIIIYIAYSSVTTVSYNSAKIAAEEFSNVVLIDSKNCTVGLSRVVMSTAEYIENNPDSSVEEIVKYVEEIREKTRFVFLPQSLLYLKAGGRISNVSYLGAMLLKIFPTINLEKGYLVAGKKYRGNFKSSYKKLIEDFFNRFNIDKDSLLLVKVHGLSDDHIKSIELILEEHGINKPKWFDAGAVISCHGGPGAFGIVGIEK from the coding sequence TTGAGTAAATTCGTTTTAGTAACAGAAAGTGGCTCTGATTTGTCACGTGAATATATAGATAGATATAATGTAAAAATAGTACCCATGCATGTGTCATTCGGAGAGGAAAGTTTCGATGATTCCGACTTGAAATCCAGTGATGTATTTGATTATTATGACAAGAACAAGATATTGCCAAAAACTTCGGGCTCTACTCCGAGTGATTTTGAAAAAGTATTTAGCGAAATCAATAGAGAATACGGCGACTGTATTATAATCTATATTGCATATTCTTCCGTTACTACTGTTTCTTATAATTCTGCAAAAATTGCAGCTGAAGAATTCTCAAATGTGGTCTTAATAGATAGTAAAAATTGTACTGTCGGACTATCCAGAGTAGTTATGTCTACGGCAGAGTATATAGAAAACAATCCCGATTCAAGCGTAGAAGAAATAGTAAAATACGTGGAAGAAATAAGGGAAAAAACTCGATTTGTTTTCCTTCCACAGAGCTTATTATACCTCAAAGCCGGGGGCAGAATTTCCAATGTTTCATATCTTGGAGCAATGCTTTTGAAGATTTTCCCGACTATCAATTTAGAAAAAGGATATCTCGTTGCGGGTAAAAAATATCGTGGAAATTTTAAATCTTCCTATAAAAAACTTATAGAGGACTTTTTCAATAGATTTAATATAGACAAAGACAGTCTTTTATTGGTCAAGGTTCACGGATTAAGTGATGACCATATAAAAAGTATAGAACTGATTCTTGAAGAGCATGGAATTAATAAACCAAAATGGTTTGATGCCGGAGCGGTTATATCATGCCATGGAGGACCGGGGGCATTTGGAATAGTAGGAATAGAAAAATAA
- a CDS encoding alkaline phosphatase family protein has product MEKRKIIYPDYNNSLVNLAISILKFWNPNHPGQSLKILDNYLIRDYKNIVLILLDGMGTNIMEKNLEVDGFLRRHFLGSYSSVFPSTTVSATTSLLSGLTPAEHAWLGWINYYPQIDKNVTVYLNTIQNTFRQAADYNVAWRYCPYESIASTIKSFGGFSYTLAPFEEPYFSSFEEICKGISQLCSLPDKKYIYAYWYEPDSTMHANGCYGEKTKLVLKRLEFEIENLSQDLEDTLLIVTSDHGQLDSTCVTITDFPEIFDCLKRMPTIEPRAVNFFVLDDLKEKFKYEFEREFSEKFILLTKDEVIRRKLFGPGIEHPVFRDMLGDYLAIAIDDLSICNSSEQAENFIGMHGGMTEDEMKIPLIIKDFP; this is encoded by the coding sequence ATGGAAAAAAGAAAGATTATATACCCGGATTATAATAATAGTTTAGTAAATCTTGCAATCTCTATTCTTAAGTTCTGGAATCCCAATCATCCCGGACAGAGTCTTAAGATTTTGGACAATTATTTAATAAGGGATTATAAGAATATAGTGCTCATTCTATTGGACGGCATGGGTACAAATATAATGGAGAAAAATCTGGAAGTAGACGGGTTTCTTAGACGGCATTTTTTGGGGTCTTACAGCTCTGTTTTTCCATCGACAACCGTTTCTGCCACGACATCTCTTCTAAGTGGCCTAACTCCTGCTGAACACGCCTGGCTGGGATGGATTAACTACTATCCCCAAATAGATAAAAATGTCACGGTGTATTTGAATACGATTCAAAACACATTTAGACAAGCTGCAGATTATAATGTAGCGTGGAGGTATTGTCCATATGAAAGTATCGCATCTACGATAAAAAGCTTCGGTGGATTTAGCTATACTTTGGCGCCTTTTGAGGAACCCTATTTTTCGAGTTTTGAAGAAATCTGTAAAGGCATCAGTCAGCTCTGTAGTCTTCCTGATAAAAAATATATCTACGCATATTGGTACGAACCTGACAGTACCATGCATGCAAATGGATGCTATGGAGAAAAGACCAAGTTGGTACTAAAAAGACTCGAATTTGAAATCGAAAACCTCTCACAAGATCTTGAAGATACACTATTGATAGTAACTTCAGATCATGGACAACTGGATTCAACTTGCGTTACTATAACTGATTTTCCTGAAATTTTTGATTGCCTGAAGCGCATGCCTACAATTGAACCCAGAGCTGTAAATTTTTTTGTTTTGGATGATTTAAAAGAAAAGTTTAAATATGAGTTCGAGAGAGAATTTTCAGAAAAATTCATTTTATTGACCAAGGATGAAGTAATAAGAAGAAAACTCTTTGGACCCGGAATAGAACATCCGGTTTTTAGGGATATGCTCGGAGACTATTTGGCTATAGCAATAGATGATTTATCTATTTGTAATAGCAGTGAACAGGCTGAGAATTTTATTGGGATGCATGGTGGTATGACAGAAGATGAGATGAAGATACCTCTTATAATTAAGGATTTTCCATAA
- the proC gene encoding pyrroline-5-carboxylate reductase: protein MKLGIIGFGHLASAFTEGVLKSDYLNSEQIMITSLTDKTKEDALQKFGIASYSTNSELATNSDYIIISVKPHLYADIINEIKDSIKPNTIILSFMAGTKLSQLEELLPENSKLARVMPNIAMAVRESLTTICPNSALTEPEISEISHLFNAVGKVITTTEENLEKISAVSSSGLGFVGYLLNAFEMASLDLGLPEKYKELISTQTFLGAVKTVQETDISSKQLSDKVATKGGSTIEGLYVLMDHKVDENIVKAVNASFNKLSQLSKK, encoded by the coding sequence ATGAAATTAGGTATTATAGGTTTTGGTCATTTAGCAAGTGCATTTACAGAAGGAGTTCTTAAATCAGATTATCTTAATAGTGAGCAGATAATGATAACATCACTTACTGATAAGACGAAGGAAGATGCTCTACAAAAATTCGGTATTGCATCTTATTCTACAAACTCCGAACTTGCTACTAATAGTGATTATATCATTATATCAGTTAAACCGCATTTATATGCCGATATTATAAATGAAATCAAGGATTCTATTAAGCCAAATACGATTATACTAAGCTTTATGGCGGGTACCAAATTGAGTCAATTAGAAGAACTACTTCCGGAAAACTCAAAACTTGCACGCGTCATGCCAAATATCGCAATGGCAGTTAGAGAATCACTGACTACGATTTGTCCAAATTCAGCCTTAACTGAACCAGAAATATCGGAGATTTCGCATTTATTCAATGCAGTTGGAAAAGTCATTACTACAACTGAAGAAAACCTTGAGAAAATATCTGCAGTCTCTTCCTCGGGACTTGGTTTTGTCGGATATCTTTTGAATGCTTTTGAAATGGCAAGCTTGGATCTTGGACTACCTGAAAAGTACAAGGAACTCATATCGACTCAGACCTTTTTAGGTGCTGTTAAAACCGTCCAAGAAACAGATATTTCCTCAAAACAACTATCCGATAAAGTTGCAACTAAGGGAGGTTCGACTATTGAAGGACTTTATGTCTTAATGGATCACAAAGTCGATGAAAATATAGTAAAAGCTGTAAATGCATCCTTTAATAAATTGAGTCAATTGAGTAAAAAATAG
- a CDS encoding YdcF family protein has translation MRNIKELTDFIFMENELKASDLIMLPGSRSIETIELAASIYKEGLAPYILASGAFSKDVGRFEWEKIRRNEYKKDFKTEYEFMKHGLQLNGVPESTILKEDTATYTYQNALRSKEMLVKEGIKHDRIILCVKDYHARRSFMYFDMVFPDSEILIAPAYIEVASKDHWMKSELGIRVITGEMRKIGEQFYDLYLDHFNLKK, from the coding sequence ATGAGAAATATTAAAGAACTGACGGATTTTATTTTTATGGAAAATGAACTGAAAGCTTCAGATTTGATAATGCTTCCTGGCAGCAGGTCCATTGAGACGATTGAGCTGGCAGCGAGCATCTACAAAGAGGGACTTGCACCTTATATCCTTGCATCGGGAGCATTCAGTAAAGATGTAGGAAGATTCGAATGGGAAAAGATAAGAAGAAATGAATATAAGAAGGACTTTAAAACAGAGTATGAGTTTATGAAACATGGTTTGCAGTTAAATGGTGTTCCTGAAAGCACAATCCTAAAAGAAGATACTGCAACATATACCTATCAAAACGCACTGAGATCAAAGGAGATGCTCGTAAAAGAAGGCATTAAACACGACAGGATTATCTTATGTGTAAAAGATTATCATGCTAGACGAAGTTTTATGTATTTTGACATGGTTTTTCCCGACTCTGAAATCCTGATAGCACCAGCATATATAGAAGTTGCATCAAAAGATCACTGGATGAAATCAGAACTCGGAATAAGAGTAATTACAGGAGAAATGAGGAAAATAGGCGAACAGTTTTATGACCTGTACCTAGATCACTTCAATCTTAAAAAATAA